CTTCTGTTAGTTTAGGAGCAGTTTCTTGTACTTCTTTAACCCACTTGTCATATTTCTCTTTAGTTTTTGCTTCAACTTCGAACTCCATGTGTGTGAATCCTTCACCAGAGAAGTTCGCACTACGGCCTAGGTAAGAACCTGGCTTATCAGCTTGTAAATAAAGATCCATAATCATGCCATCCATTGTGTACTTCATACCACCAAGTTCTGGTACCCAGAAAGCATTCATTGGGCCGACAGAAGTCAGTTTGAATTGAATTGGTACACCAGCTGGGATGTTTAAATAGTTAACGGTTTCAATTTTTTCCTCTGGGTAACTGAATAACCATTTCCAGTTTGCAGATGTAACATAAATTTCAACTGGTTTAATATGTTTGGACTCTTTCGGAACCTCTTCCGAAGCATAAGTTGCTTTTACTGTTGGAATCGATAATGCGATAACGATAATAACAGGAACAAGCGTCCAAATAATTTCTAGTAATGTGTTACCGTGTTGTTCAGGTGGCTCATAGTCCATATTCTCTGGTTTTTCACGATAACGAATCAAGATGACTGTAAACAGAATGAATACAATTGCGATAATTAATGACATAAGCAAGAATGACCAAACAATTAAATCATACTGTGCTTTTGCAACAGGTCCTTGCGGATTTAATACTGCGAGTTTTTTATCACAGCCACCGAGGAACAGAAGTAATGATAACGGAAGAAGCGAAGCCAACTTCCAAAACGCTTTCTTTAGTTGCACGATTGAAAATCTCCTTTCTCCTTGGATTGAAACTATGCCAATAAAACAATATAAACCTATTAATTTATAGAAGGCAATAGTTTTTGATATATTGTTAAAAAATAGACACAAATGCACACTTTTTAAGGTGAATATCATTTGTAACTTGATTACATTGTAAACTATTTTCCAGGGAAAAACGTGATTGTGAAAATTTTAAGATAAATAAAGTTATACCAGGATATCCAAGAAATAGAAAAAAGCTATCTTATCATAAGAAAGATAGCTGAATATTTTGTATATTTAGTTTATTTCTCGTATGACAGTTCGTGGCTGTTCAAGTGTGACAATTTTTTTATATTTAACTTGATATAAAATGTAACAAATAATCATAAATGGAATGCCACAATAAAGAGCAATTCTTTGATCTGGAATGAAAGCCAAACTAACAAATGTAATGAAATTCAGCGAAAACGCTACGATTGGAACTAGTGGATAGAGCGGTGTACGATATTTTAAATCATTTATGTTGCCACCGTTTTTCACGAAATTTCTACGGAAGAAAAACTGTGAAGCGGCGATTGACATCCAAACGACAACGGCAGCCATTGCTGCAATAGATGTTAAAACTAGAAAGACAGTATCTGCCGCAAATACACTTGTTAGTAAGGACAGGCTAGCGAAAATTAGGCTGAAAATTAATGCATTTAGCGGTACACCTTTTTTAGTTAATTTCGTAAATGCTGGACTTGCCATTCCTTGTTTTGCCATCGCCCACAGCATACGAGAATTTGCGTAGAGACCAGAGTTAGCAACGGATAATACAGCTGTAATAATAACAAAGTTCATAATGTCTGCTGCATATGGGACACCGGCTACATCAAATACAAGTACAAAGGGACTTTCGACTAGATTAGCCTCTTGCCATGGGAGTAAACCTACAACAACTGATATCGCTAAGACGAAGAAGAAGAGAGTTCGCCAAATTGTGTTTTTAATTGCTTTTGGAATTGTTTTTTCAGGATTTTCACTTTCGCCTGAAGCGATTCCGATTAATTCTGTTCCTTGGAAGGAGTAATTTACTGTAATCATCGTAAGAAGAACAGCTAATGCACCATTTGGAAATAGCCCGCCATTTTCAGTGAAATTATGAAGCATTGGAGCTGGCTTTCCATTAAAGTCTAGTAGACCGAACATAACAGCGCCGCCAAGTACGATGAAAATAACAATTGTTGCGACTTTTACACTTGCGAACCAAAACTCTGCTTCTGCATATGCTTTTGCTGATAAAGCGTTTACGAGGAAGAGTGCTGCTGCAAATGTAACGCACCAAATCCAGGAAGAAACGTCTGGAAACCAGCGTTTCATTAAAATACTTACAGTTGTTAACTCTACGCCAACTGTAACAGCCCAATTTAACCAATACATCCAACCGACAACAAATCCAAAACCAGGTGAAATGAATTTGCTTGCATAACTTTGGAATGAACCTGCTTCTGGCATAGCGACGGATAATTCACCAAGACATAACATCGTTAAATACATAACAAATCCACCGACTAAAAATGCAAGAATAGCACCACCAGGTCCGGCATTATGGACAATTTGACCAGATCCCATAAATAACCCGGTTCCGATAACACCGCCGAGTGCAATCATAAATAGGTGTCTACTTTTCATTGTTCGTTTTAAATCTGTTTGTTCAATTTGTTGATTCATATGTCCCTCACCCCGTATTTTCTTGAATGTGTGAACTTCGTTTTATTCTGAGTTTTTAATCATTAGTGGGGGATGCAACACACACTCGGTTTATTTGCTATGAAATGAATGGAGTATGTAAAAAAACGAACTATGACTAAATACTCTAAGAATGTTTGTTAACATGGTGATATCTTCACTATGTTAACAATTTTGATTTTAGCAAAATATTCTGTAAATGTATATTTATTTTTCTTTTTATTAAAAATAATTAGAATTTTTATAATTAATTCTATGAGCGATAATTCACATGATCTTTCTAGCAAACTAGTAAGAAGAAGGGTACAATGATAAGAGGTGTATCTGTAAAATAATAATTAATGGAGTTTTGTTTATAATGAAAAAGTTAAAATATCTTTTTGTTTTTGGGATTATACTTGCTGCTGCATTTTTTATAGGAAAAGATAAAATCATGCAAAAGGCGCAAGTTCTACGCTTAGAGTTTCTATCTGAAATGAAAGAAGCAGCTATGATTGAAGATGTTCCGTTTATTAAACAATTACCAGAATTGCCTAGAGGGTGTGAAGTGACAAGTTTAGCTATGTTGCTGCAATATAAAGGTGTACAAGTAGATAAGATGCAACTTGCTAGCGAAATTCATCGTGTTCCATTTGAACAAAATGGTTTGCGTGGAAATCCTTACGAGGGATTTGTAGGAAATATTTATACAAAGGCAGAGCCTGGATATGGTGTATACAATAAACCAATCTTTGATTTAGCAGAAAAATATGTTCCTGAAAAAGTAATTAATTTAACAGGTAGAGACATGCAAGATATATATAAAGTAATTAGTTCTGGCTCTCCGGTATGGGTCATTATTAATACGACGTTTAAGCCGCTAGCTGAAAGTAGTTTTGAAACATGGAATACGAGTTCAGGCGAAGTGAAAATTACATATTATGAGCATAGTGCAGTAGTAATTGGATATGATCAAAACTTTGTATATGTAAATGATCCTCTTAAAAATAATCCACGTTTGGCTGTTCCGCGAGCAGAATTTGAGAAAGCTTGGGAGCAAATGGGAAAACAAGCAATTACTATTTTATAATAATGAAAAAGTCATCTTTGGGATGGCTTTTTCTTTTTGGTTTATTAACACTGAAAATTCAGAAGATTCTTTTAAAAGTTAACGATTCACGTTATAATAACATTTAACTTGGTGAAGAAGGGGAGAAGAGAAATGGATGTTGCAAAGGAACTTGTTTTGTCAAAAAATCAGTTAGTTGAGTGGAGAAGGCATTTTCATAAGTATCCAGAGTTATCTTTTCAAGAAGAGAAAACATCGCAGTTTGTGTTCGATATACTTCGGAAATTCCCATATTTAGAAGTGTCACGGCCGACTAAATATAGTGTGATGGCAAAGTTAGTAGGTAAACATCCGGGCAAAACAGTTGCGATTCGAGCCGATATGGATGCTCTTCCTATTCATGAAGAAAATGAGTTTGATTTTATTTCTACATATAAAGGTGTAATGCATGCATGTGGTCATGATGGACATATAGCGATATTACTTGGGGTTGTACATAAGTTGGTAGAAGAAAGAGAGAAGATTAAAGGGGAGATTCGTTTTCTATTCCAACATGCTGAAGAGAATTTTCCTGGTGGTGCAGAGGAGATGGTTGCTGCAGGTGTAATGGAAGGTGTGGATTATATTATTGGTGCTCACCTTTGGGCGTCGTTAGAGGTTGGGAAAATAGGTGTTATTTATGGTCCTGCAATGGCTGCACCGGATGTTTTTAAAATTAAGATAGAGGGGAAAGGTGGACATGCTGGAATCCCTCATGAAACGGTGGATAGTATTGCAATCGGAACACAAGTCGTTTCGCAACTTCAGCAAATTGTATCTCGCCTCACGAATCCATTAGATTCTCTCGTAATATCTGTTACGCAATTTCATGCTGGGACAACTCATAATGTAATACCAGAGCAAGCTGAGATTGAAGGGACAGTAAGAAGTTTAAGACATGAATTACGAGGTGAAACAGAGAAGAAGATTGAGCGGATTGTGAAGCATATTACGGAATCTTACGGAGCGAAATATACATTTTCATATGAATATGGATATCGACCAGTTGTAAATGATTATGAAGCTACAGAGCTTATTGAACAAACGGCATTACAACTTTATGGAAGGGATAGAGTTGTTCGTTTACAGCCGACGATGGCTGGAGAAGATTTTTCAGCGTTTTTACAAAAGGCACCGGGGACATTCTTTTTTATTGGAGCGGGAAATAAAGAGAAAGGTATTATATATCCTCACCATCACCCTCGTTTTACGATTGACGAAGATGCATTACCGATTGGAGTGGAAGTCTTTGTATCAGCCATTATGAACTTTATAAGTAAAGGAGAATGAGATGAAGAAAATACACATTCTAGCGCTTATCCCAGTTCTTTGTTTAGTAGTTGGGCCAATATTTGCGAATTCAGTTACTCCTTACGTATTAGGGATGCCATTTTTATTATTTTGGGTATTATTATCAGTGTTTATTACATCTTTTTGTATGGGGCTTGTGTACGTGTTTGATCCTGCTAATAAGGAGGATGTAAAATGACTGCATTACTTATCATTATTTTATTTTTGTTTCTCGCACTATTTTTAGGGATTCGGGCACAACATGGAAAAGATATGAATTTAGAACAATGGTCAGTTGGAGGAAGAGGATTTGGCACTATTTTTGTTTTTCTCCTTATGGCAGGTGAAATTTATACGACGTTTACATTTTTAGGGGGAAGCGGCTGGGCATATAGTAAAGGAGCACCTACCTTTTATATTTTGGGATATGGTGCTTTAGCTTATCTTTTATCGTATTTTTTATTGCCACCCATTTGGAAGTATGCGAAAGAGCATAACCTTGTTTCACAGTCAGATTTTTTTGCGAAGAAATATAGAAGTAAAGCGCTTGGACTTATTGTTTCGATTGTTGGTGTTGTTTCCATCATCCCATATCTTGTTTTACAGTTAAAAGGACTGGGAATTATCGTTTCAGAAGCTTCTTACGGAAGGGTGTCACCTGTTGTTGCAGTATGGATCGGTGCTATTGTTATAACTATATATGTAATGGTTTCAGGTATACATGGTTCGGCTTGGACGGCTGCTTTGAAGGATATTATGATACTGTTTATCGTTATGTTTTTAGGTATATATTTGCCGTATCATTATTATGGAGGATTTCAGCCGATGTTTGAGGCTGTAGAGGCAGCGAACCCGGGATTTTTATCTTTACCTGAAGAAGGAATGAGTATTTCTTGGTTTGTTTCTACTATTATATTAACGGCCCTCGGTTTTTATATGTGGCCTCATACATTTGCTTCTGCTTTTTCTGCAAAAAATGAAAAAGTATTTCGTAAAAATGCAGCAATTATGCCATTGTATTCTTTAGTTTTACTTTTCGTATTTTTTGCAGGATTTGCTGCTATATTGCAAGTTCCTGGGTTAAAGGGAGCGGATGTAGATCTTTCGTTATTCCGTCTTGCTTTACAAACTTTTGATCCTTGGTTTATTGGAATTATTGGTAGTGCGGGAGTATTAACGGCATTGGTTCCAGGGTCTATGCTTGTTATGGCGGCTTCTACACTGTTAGCAAAAAATATTTACCGAACGATAGTCCCGTCTGCTTCAGATAGACAAGTTGCTAAGATGGCAAAATTATTTGTGCCTGTAGTAACGCTCGTGGCAGTTTTATTTACATTTAAAGGAGGAGAAACAATAGGAGCACTTCTATTAATGGGATACAGTATCGTTACACAACTTTTCCCTGCACTTGTATGTAGCTTGTTTCCACGTCAAATTATTACGAAGCAAGGGGCGATTGCAGGAATGGGAGTTGGGCTATTAGTGGTCGCATATATTACCTTATCTGGTTCAACTATAGCCACGATGTTTCCGAGTTTCCCGCAGTATATAAAAGATTTGAATGTAGGTATAGTCGCATTGTTAATTAATATAATTGTGATGTTTGTAGTTAGTGGATTTACAAAAGGTGTATTTATAAAGAAAAACACTATAATAGTAGAAAAGTAATTCGTTTATCCTGCATTAACGGGCAGTAAGACCCCCACCTCAAAATTCAGCGGAAGCAAAGAAGTTAGGTGGGGATTAAACTGTCCGTAAAAGCCCGATTGGTGAGGGGTGATTAAAGTTTTACTTTATTAGAGCTATCTTTGAAAAGAGATAGCTCTTTTTTTGTATATATTTCCTTCTATTAGCGGAATCTAACTAAAAACTTGTTGAAAAGGAAGCTAGGTGGGGAAATTGTTAGAGCTTGAAGGTAACTTATTTGAAGTTATGAAAGAAATTAGGGATGAGTTAGGTTCACCTAATGATTTAACAATTAGAGAAGTTGCTCTTGCTGGGAGTTTTACACGTTGTGCGGTTGTGTTTTTATGTGGATTGACAGATAAGGATAATGTTTATAAATATGTCATTCGCACACTGCAATACGAAGAAATTATAAATGAGGAAGCTGTTGTTCAAACGTTATTGGATCGTTTTATTTCTATCGCAGAAGTGGGTGTAAAGACGAAGTTTCCAGATATTATGAATGCGATATTAGCGGGAGATACAGTTATATTAATTGATAATATTCAAACCGCTATCGTTATTAATAGTAGGGCCTGGGAGAAGCGAAGTTTATAACCACCAGTGACAGAAGATTTAATACGCGGACCGAGAGTTGGATTAAATGAAGATATTAATGTGAATAAAATGTTAATCCGACGCAGTTTACGCGATCCAAAGTTGAGGTTCCAATCTTATATTATGGGGAAGCGATCGCAGAAAGAAGTAACCCTAGTATATATAGAAGATATTATTAATCCTCACATTGTAAAAGAGTTAGATCGCCGTCTTCAATCAATAGTGACAGATGTCGTTTTGGAAACAGGTACGATTGAACAATTAATTCAGGATAATAATTTATCCCCATTTCCACAGTTTTTGAATACAGAGAGGCCTGATAATATTATAGCCTCATTAGCGAAAGGGAAGGCAGCCATTTTAGTAGACGGATCCCCGTTTGCTCTTATTGCACCACTTGTGTTTGTTGATATTTTTCAATCTGTAGAAGATCATTACGAGCGCTGGGTGATTGGAACGTTATTAAGATTTTTACGTATGGGTTCAGGCATAATTGCGGTTTTGTTACCAGCTATGTATGTAGCACTTGTATCTTATCATCAAGGACTTATTCCTTCTAAACTGGCTTATTCAATTGCAGGTGCGAGGGAAGGTGTTCCGTTTCCTGCATATATTGAAACGTTAATGATGGCCTTGACTATGGAATTAATACGAGAAGCTGGAATCCGATTGCCGAAACCGATGGGACAAACGATAGGGATTGTAGGAGGTCTTGTAATTGGAGAAGCTGCGGTAAATGCAGGGATTGTAAATCCGTTTTTAGTTATTATTATTGCAGTTACTGCGATTGCTACGTTTTCGCTTCCTGTATATAGTATTACGATTACGTTCCGAATTTTACTTTTCGTCTTTGTATTAGCTGCAACGGCTTTTGGGCTGTATGGGATCATTCTAGCTCTGATCGCACTTGCTATTCATATTACAAATTTAACAAGTGTTGGTATACCGTATACAACTCCAATTGCTCCTGCATTTTATAAAGATTGGAAAGAAGAATTTATTCGCATGCCAAAATCGATGTTGAAAGATAGACCAGAGTACTTACAAACAAAAGATTCTACAATACGTCCAAAGGAGCGAAAATAAGTGAAACCATTTGAGTATGGCGATGAAGAGATTGGATCTCGTGAAATTGGGTTTGCGGTATCATCGACCATTATTGGTATAGGGGCATTGTCTATGCCAAGAGATATCGCTAACCAAACTTTATTTTCGGACGGTTGGATTATCTTGCTTTTGGGTGGATTGATCTGCGCGGTTTTAGGTTGGTTTGTGACGAGAGTGGCTATCTTATTTCCAAAACAAAATTTTGTTCAATATACGAGTGCGCATTTGACGAAGCCTGTTGCATACACAATTAGTAGTATTTTAGTATTAACGTTTGCTGCTTTGACAGCATATGAATCGCGAATGATTTCAGTTATTTCTCAAACGTATTTATTTAGTGATACACCAATACAACTACTGTCTTTCTTCTTCTTATTAGTTGTTATTTATGGAATAGCAGGATCAAGAGCAGCCTTATTAAGGTTAAATGTTTTATTCTTACCTATTGTTTTAATTGCGATAGTACTTCTTTCTTTATTGAATATAAATTTAATGGAAATAAATAATTTACTACCAGCTTTTCAAACGAAAGTAAGTCAATATGCTGTTGGAGTTAAAAATTCTATTTTTACGTTTATTGGATTTGAAGTAGCGTTATTTTATGCGGTTTTGCTGAATGATAAGACAGCGAAAAAAGCGCCAATGGCAGTCGCGAAAGCGGTGATGGTAAACGTGCTGTCATACATTTTAATTTATGTAACTTGTATTAGTGTTTTTACTTATATGACAACACGTGGATTGACATATCCAACAATTGAATTAGGGAAAGAAATTGAAATTGGTGGAGGATTTTTAGAAAGGTTTGATGCGATTTTTTTTACGACTTGGATTATTACTATTTATAACACTACAGCAATGTATTATGATGTCGCATCTTTATTGTTTTGTGCTATGTTTCCGAAAGTGAAGAAACATATTTTTATTTTCGTAAGTGCCCCTATTATTTTTATGGTGAATATGATACCTAGTAGTTTAAATGCTTTATCAAGTTATGGGACTTATTTAGCTTGGATAGATATGGGGTTTGTTGTGTTAGCGCCTTTGCTCGTTTTAATTGTATATAAAATAAAAAGAAGGAATGGTGGAAATGAAACACCTTCTTAAAATTATAATGGTTATGGCTTTAACTGGATTTATGAGTGGGTGTTCTGAGTTAGAAGAGATAGAAGAAAGAGGATTTGTAGTAGGAGCGGCTTACGATATCGTAAAGGAGAAGAAAGCGAATCCAATTATGAAAGGAACCTATCAGATGGTACTCCCTAGTAAATTGTCTCAA
This DNA window, taken from Bacillus cereus ATCC 14579, encodes the following:
- a CDS encoding cytochrome aa3 quinol oxidase subunit II is translated as MQLKKAFWKLASLLPLSLLLFLGGCDKKLAVLNPQGPVAKAQYDLIVWSFLLMSLIIAIVFILFTVILIRYREKPENMDYEPPEQHGNTLLEIIWTLVPVIIVIALSIPTVKATYASEEVPKESKHIKPVEIYVTSANWKWLFSYPEEKIETVNYLNIPAGVPIQFKLTSVGPMNAFWVPELGGMKYTMDGMIMDLYLQADKPGSYLGRSANFSGEGFTHMEFEVEAKTKEKYDKWVKEVQETAPKLTEAKYNEIVKPGVVGRMTFSSHHLSYVDPKSLEYCDYNYYKNKK
- a CDS encoding amino acid permease, with protein sequence MNQQIEQTDLKRTMKSRHLFMIALGGVIGTGLFMGSGQIVHNAGPGGAILAFLVGGFVMYLTMLCLGELSVAMPEAGSFQSYASKFISPGFGFVVGWMYWLNWAVTVGVELTTVSILMKRWFPDVSSWIWCVTFAAALFLVNALSAKAYAEAEFWFASVKVATIVIFIVLGGAVMFGLLDFNGKPAPMLHNFTENGGLFPNGALAVLLTMITVNYSFQGTELIGIASGESENPEKTIPKAIKNTIWRTLFFFVLAISVVVGLLPWQEANLVESPFVLVFDVAGVPYAADIMNFVIITAVLSVANSGLYANSRMLWAMAKQGMASPAFTKLTKKGVPLNALIFSLIFASLSLLTSVFAADTVFLVLTSIAAMAAVVVWMSIAASQFFFRRNFVKNGGNINDLKYRTPLYPLVPIVAFSLNFITFVSLAFIPDQRIALYCGIPFMIICYILYQVKYKKIVTLEQPRTVIREIN
- a CDS encoding C39 family peptidase yields the protein MKKLKYLFVFGIILAAAFFIGKDKIMQKAQVLRLEFLSEMKEAAMIEDVPFIKQLPELPRGCEVTSLAMLLQYKGVQVDKMQLASEIHRVPFEQNGLRGNPYEGFVGNIYTKAEPGYGVYNKPIFDLAEKYVPEKVINLTGRDMQDIYKVISSGSPVWVIINTTFKPLAESSFETWNTSSGEVKITYYEHSAVVIGYDQNFVYVNDPLKNNPRLAVPRAEFEKAWEQMGKQAITIL
- a CDS encoding amidohydrolase, with amino-acid sequence MDVAKELVLSKNQLVEWRRHFHKYPELSFQEEKTSQFVFDILRKFPYLEVSRPTKYSVMAKLVGKHPGKTVAIRADMDALPIHEENEFDFISTYKGVMHACGHDGHIAILLGVVHKLVEEREKIKGEIRFLFQHAEENFPGGAEEMVAAGVMEGVDYIIGAHLWASLEVGKIGVIYGPAMAAPDVFKIKIEGKGGHAGIPHETVDSIAIGTQVVSQLQQIVSRLTNPLDSLVISVTQFHAGTTHNVIPEQAEIEGTVRSLRHELRGETEKKIERIVKHITESYGAKYTFSYEYGYRPVVNDYEATELIEQTALQLYGRDRVVRLQPTMAGEDFSAFLQKAPGTFFFIGAGNKEKGIIYPHHHPRFTIDEDALPIGVEVFVSAIMNFISKGE
- a CDS encoding DUF3311 domain-containing protein; translation: MKKIHILALIPVLCLVVGPIFANSVTPYVLGMPFLLFWVLLSVFITSFCMGLVYVFDPANKEDVK
- a CDS encoding sodium:solute symporter family protein, with product MTALLIIILFLFLALFLGIRAQHGKDMNLEQWSVGGRGFGTIFVFLLMAGEIYTTFTFLGGSGWAYSKGAPTFYILGYGALAYLLSYFLLPPIWKYAKEHNLVSQSDFFAKKYRSKALGLIVSIVGVVSIIPYLVLQLKGLGIIVSEASYGRVSPVVAVWIGAIVITIYVMVSGIHGSAWTAALKDIMILFIVMFLGIYLPYHYYGGFQPMFEAVEAANPGFLSLPEEGMSISWFVSTIILTALGFYMWPHTFASAFSAKNEKVFRKNAAIMPLYSLVLLFVFFAGFAAILQVPGLKGADVDLSLFRLALQTFDPWFIGIIGSAGVLTALVPGSMLVMAASTLLAKNIYRTIVPSASDRQVAKMAKLFVPVVTLVAVLFTFKGGETIGALLLMGYSIVTQLFPALVCSLFPRQIITKQGAIAGMGVGLLVVAYITLSGSTIATMFPSFPQYIKDLNVGIVALLINIIVMFVVSGFTKGVFIKKNTIIVEK
- the gerLB gene encoding spore germination protein GerLB, whose amino-acid sequence is MKPFEYGDEEIGSREIGFAVSSTIIGIGALSMPRDIANQTLFSDGWIILLLGGLICAVLGWFVTRVAILFPKQNFVQYTSAHLTKPVAYTISSILVLTFAALTAYESRMISVISQTYLFSDTPIQLLSFFFLLVVIYGIAGSRAALLRLNVLFLPIVLIAIVLLSLLNINLMEINNLLPAFQTKVSQYAVGVKNSIFTFIGFEVALFYAVLLNDKTAKKAPMAVAKAVMVNVLSYILIYVTCISVFTYMTTRGLTYPTIELGKEIEIGGGFLERFDAIFFTTWIITIYNTTAMYYDVASLLFCAMFPKVKKHIFIFVSAPIIFMVNMIPSSLNALSSYGTYLAWIDMGFVVLAPLLVLIVYKIKRRNGGNETPS